The Pseudomonas sp. FP2309 genome has a window encoding:
- the rsmB gene encoding 16S rRNA (cytosine(967)-C(5))-methyltransferase RsmB: protein MNPRLAAAKALVAVLNGKASLNSSLPTQLDKVEDRDRGFTQDLAFGTARWQPRLSALATKLLQKPFKAADADVEALLLVGLYQLLYTRVPAHAAIGETVGCADKLKKPWAKALLNAVLRRAQRESEALLAELEHDPVVRTAHPRWLQKSLKAFWPEQWEAICAANNAHPPMILRVNRRHHSRDAYLHLLTAAGINATPCVYSGDGIVLEVATDVRSLPGFADGWISVQDEAAQLAAELLDLAPGQRVLDACCAPGGKTCHILEVEKDLAGVVAVDLEAKRLVRVRENLARLGLSADLIAADGRDTATWWDGKPFQRILLDAPCSATGVIRRHPDIKLTRQPDDIAALAVLQGELLDAMWPTLEVGGILLYATCSTLPTENTEVIEAFLSRTSGARELDLATAAGIKQPHGRQLLAQEGGHDGFYYAKLIKIAAARG from the coding sequence ATGAACCCACGTCTGGCCGCCGCCAAGGCCCTCGTCGCCGTACTCAACGGCAAGGCATCGCTGAACAGTTCGCTGCCCACGCAGCTGGATAAGGTCGAAGACCGCGACCGTGGTTTCACTCAGGACCTGGCGTTCGGTACCGCCCGTTGGCAACCTCGGTTGTCGGCGTTGGCGACCAAACTGCTGCAAAAACCGTTCAAGGCCGCGGACGCAGACGTCGAAGCGCTGTTATTGGTCGGCCTTTATCAGTTGCTCTACACCCGCGTGCCCGCCCACGCGGCCATTGGCGAAACCGTCGGGTGTGCCGACAAGCTGAAAAAACCCTGGGCCAAGGCGCTGCTCAACGCTGTACTGCGCCGCGCCCAGCGTGAAAGCGAAGCGCTGTTGGCCGAGCTGGAACATGACCCGGTGGTGCGTACCGCACACCCGCGCTGGCTGCAAAAATCCCTCAAGGCCTTCTGGCCCGAGCAATGGGAAGCCATTTGCGCAGCCAACAATGCCCACCCGCCGATGATTCTGCGGGTCAACCGCCGCCATCACAGCCGTGATGCGTATCTGCACTTGCTGACAGCCGCCGGCATCAACGCCACGCCTTGCGTGTACAGCGGCGACGGCATCGTGCTCGAAGTCGCCACCGACGTGCGCAGCCTGCCGGGCTTCGCCGACGGTTGGATCAGCGTGCAGGACGAAGCCGCGCAACTGGCCGCCGAGTTGCTCGATCTGGCACCAGGCCAGCGTGTCCTGGACGCCTGCTGCGCCCCGGGCGGTAAGACATGTCACATCCTGGAAGTCGAAAAAGACCTGGCTGGCGTAGTCGCTGTCGATCTGGAGGCCAAGCGCCTGGTGCGCGTGCGGGAAAACCTCGCGCGCCTGGGCCTGAGCGCCGACCTGATCGCCGCCGACGGCCGCGACACCGCCACGTGGTGGGACGGCAAACCGTTCCAGCGCATCCTGCTCGACGCACCATGCTCGGCCACCGGCGTGATCCGCCGCCACCCGGACATCAAGCTGACCCGCCAACCCGACGACATCGCCGCACTGGCGGTGCTCCAAGGCGAGTTGCTGGACGCAATGTGGCCGACCCTGGAAGTCGGCGGCATCCTGCTCTACGCCACATGCTCCACGCTGCCTACCGAAAATACCGAGGTAATCGAAGCCTTCCTCTCCCGCACCAGCGGTGCGCGAGAACTGGATCTCGCCACGGCCGCCGGCATCAAACAGCCACACGGCCGCCAATTGCTGGCGCAGGAAGGCGGGCATGATGGCTTTTACTACGCCAAACTGATCAAGATCGCCGCCGCACGCGGCTGA
- the fmt gene encoding methionyl-tRNA formyltransferase: MTEPLRIVFAGTPEFAAEHLKALLASPYDVVAVYTQPDRPAGRGQKLMPSPVKQLALEHTIPVLQPPTLRNAEAQAELNALKPDLLVVVAYGLILPQAVLDIPRLGCINSHASLLPRWRGAAPIQRAVEAGDSQSGVTVMRMEAGLDTGPMLLKVITPITAEDTGGSLHDRLAEMGPPAVIQAIAGLAAGTLEGEVQDDSLATYAHKLNKDEARIDWSRPAVELERLVRAFNPWPVCHSTLNGEALKVLAATLADGKGAPGEIIGASKDGLLVACGEQALCLTRLQLPGGKALNFSDLFNSRREKFALGTVLGMAAQ, translated from the coding sequence ATGACCGAGCCATTGCGCATTGTTTTTGCCGGCACTCCTGAATTCGCGGCCGAACACCTCAAGGCCCTGCTCGCCAGCCCTTATGACGTCGTCGCGGTGTACACCCAGCCGGATCGCCCGGCCGGTCGCGGGCAAAAACTGATGCCCAGCCCGGTCAAGCAACTGGCCCTGGAGCACACCATTCCCGTGTTGCAGCCACCGACCCTGCGCAACGCCGAGGCCCAGGCCGAACTGAACGCGCTCAAGCCAGACCTGCTGGTGGTGGTGGCCTACGGCTTGATCCTGCCGCAAGCGGTGCTGGACATCCCACGCCTGGGTTGCATCAACAGCCACGCCTCGTTGTTGCCACGCTGGCGCGGTGCGGCGCCGATCCAGCGCGCCGTGGAAGCGGGCGACAGCCAGAGCGGTGTGACCGTAATGCGCATGGAGGCGGGTCTGGACACCGGCCCGATGCTGCTCAAAGTCATCACCCCGATCACCGCCGAAGACACCGGCGGCAGCCTGCACGACCGCCTCGCCGAAATGGGCCCACCTGCCGTGATCCAGGCCATCGCCGGTCTCGCTGCCGGCACCCTGGAGGGCGAAGTGCAGGACGACAGCCTGGCCACCTACGCCCACAAACTGAATAAAGACGAAGCGCGCATCGACTGGAGCCGTCCGGCCGTAGAGCTGGAGCGCCTGGTGCGAGCCTTCAACCCTTGGCCGGTCTGCCACAGCACCCTCAACGGCGAAGCCTTGAAGGTACTGGCCGCGACTTTGGCCGACGGCAAAGGCGCACCCGGTGAAATCATCGGCGCCAGCAAAGACGGCCTGTTGGTGGCCTGCGGTGAACAGGCGCTGTGCCTGACCCGTCTGCAATTGCCCGGCGGCAAAGCGCTGAACTTCAGCGATTTGTTCAACAGCCGCCGTGAGAAATTTGCCCTGGGCACTGTACTCGGGATGGCCGCTCAATGA
- the def gene encoding peptide deformylase, with translation MAILNILEFPDSRLRTIAKPVAVVDDKVRQLVDDMFETMYEAPGIGLAATQVNVHLRVVVMDLSEDRSEPRVYINPEFEPLTEEMGEYQEGCLSVPEFYENVERPLRVKIKALDRDGKPFELIAEGLLAVCIQHECDHLNGKLFVDYLSTLKRDRIKKKLEKKHRQQA, from the coding sequence ATGGCTATTTTGAACATCCTCGAATTCCCCGACTCGCGCCTGCGCACGATCGCCAAACCGGTGGCCGTAGTGGACGACAAGGTTCGTCAGTTGGTCGATGACATGTTTGAAACAATGTATGAAGCCCCGGGCATCGGCCTGGCCGCGACACAGGTCAACGTGCACCTGCGTGTCGTGGTCATGGACCTGTCTGAAGATCGCAGCGAACCCCGGGTGTACATCAACCCCGAGTTCGAACCGCTGACCGAAGAGATGGGCGAGTACCAGGAAGGCTGCCTGTCGGTGCCGGAGTTCTACGAAAACGTCGAGCGCCCGCTGCGCGTGAAGATCAAGGCGCTGGACCGCGATGGCAAGCCGTTCGAGCTGATTGCCGAAGGCCTGCTGGCGGTGTGCATCCAGCACGAATGCGATCACCTCAACGGCAAACTGTTTGTCGATTACCTGTCCACGCTCAAGCGCGACCGGATCAAGAAGAAGCTGGAAAAAAAGCATCGCCAGCAAGCTTGA
- a CDS encoding peptidoglycan-binding protein: MRKSLLVLLLWAPFAMALLPPPVQRVDQPTQQAIQRFLLHNRILDSPQDLDTAPYIVAASTGRVLGANGERVYARGNLDPTQPSYGIFRRGRLYTDPHSGELLGLNADEIGTARFVTAGDLSTLAVQRVTQEVRPGDRLLSAAAPHGVATVQPAQSVPFIQGHIIDIPKGITQIGVLDAITLNKGRRDGLAEGQLLSVIKTGACVRDTLTGALVQLPDERAGTLLVFRTFEKLSYALVLSASHPLAVMDRFETALQTQ, translated from the coding sequence ATGAGGAAATCGCTACTCGTCTTGCTGCTGTGGGCCCCGTTCGCCATGGCCCTGCTGCCGCCGCCCGTACAGCGCGTGGATCAACCCACTCAACAGGCCATCCAGCGCTTCCTGCTGCATAACCGCATTCTCGATTCGCCCCAGGACCTGGACACCGCACCCTACATTGTTGCCGCAAGTACCGGTCGCGTACTGGGCGCCAATGGCGAGCGCGTTTACGCAAGGGGCAATCTGGACCCGACTCAGCCCAGCTATGGGATTTTTCGTCGCGGCAGGCTCTACACCGACCCCCACAGCGGCGAGCTGCTGGGGCTCAACGCCGACGAGATCGGCACCGCGCGCTTTGTCACCGCCGGCGATCTCAGCACGCTGGCGGTGCAGCGCGTGACCCAGGAGGTGCGCCCCGGCGACCGCTTGCTCAGTGCCGCCGCTCCCCATGGGGTGGCCACTGTGCAACCTGCGCAGTCTGTGCCGTTTATCCAGGGGCACATTATCGATATCCCCAAGGGCATCACACAGATCGGCGTACTCGACGCCATCACCCTGAACAAAGGTCGCCGCGACGGGTTGGCCGAAGGCCAGTTGCTCAGTGTGATCAAAACCGGCGCCTGCGTGCGCGACACCCTTACCGGCGCCCTTGTGCAGCTTCCCGACGAGCGCGCGGGCACCCTGCTGGTGTTTCGCACCTTTGAAAAGCTCAGTTACGCCCTCGTACTCAGCGCGTCGCATCCGCTGGCGGTAATGGACCGTTTTGAGACTGCCCTTCAAACGCAATAA
- the dprA gene encoding DNA-processing protein DprA — protein MYPTNRHEISPSELEARLRLHRLPEVGTKRFRVLIEAFGSASKAISAPASAWRSLGLPAISADARRSAEIRDGASDALAWLARPAQHLLMWDQPEYPALLAQIDDAPPLLFVAGDPAILEKPQLAVVGSRRASRPGMDTAAAFSRSLASAGFVITSGLALGIDGAAHQAALDVGGHTIGVLGTGLENFYPQRHRRLAAAMIAQGSAVVSEFPLDAVPQAGNFPRRNRIISGLSLGVLVVEASIASGSLITAKLAAEQGREVYAIPGSIHHPGAKGCHQLIREGATLVQTIEDILEGLRGWQALSRQTPMPVVHPLVTLLHAAPHTSEALAIASGRPLSQVLATLTELELEGQVICENGRWLARGPLS, from the coding sequence ATGTATCCGACAAACCGCCATGAAATATCCCCGTCAGAACTGGAAGCACGGCTACGCTTGCACAGGCTGCCGGAAGTAGGCACGAAGCGCTTTCGCGTGTTGATCGAAGCGTTCGGCAGCGCATCAAAAGCCATCAGCGCCCCGGCCAGTGCCTGGCGCTCCCTGGGCTTACCGGCCATCAGTGCCGATGCCCGACGCAGCGCTGAAATACGCGACGGAGCCAGCGACGCATTAGCCTGGCTGGCGCGTCCGGCCCAGCATTTGTTGATGTGGGACCAGCCTGAGTACCCGGCACTGCTGGCGCAGATCGACGATGCACCGCCGCTGTTATTCGTCGCCGGCGACCCCGCCATCCTCGAAAAACCGCAACTGGCGGTGGTCGGCAGCCGGCGCGCCTCGCGCCCCGGCATGGACACCGCCGCCGCGTTTTCCCGCAGCCTGGCGAGTGCCGGTTTTGTCATCACCAGTGGCTTGGCCCTGGGTATTGACGGCGCTGCGCACCAAGCGGCATTGGATGTGGGTGGACATACAATCGGCGTGCTCGGCACCGGGCTTGAAAATTTTTATCCACAGCGCCATCGGCGGCTCGCAGCGGCGATGATTGCCCAAGGCAGCGCGGTGGTTTCCGAGTTCCCGCTGGACGCCGTGCCCCAAGCGGGCAATTTCCCCCGACGCAATCGCATTATCAGCGGCCTGTCGCTGGGCGTGCTGGTGGTGGAGGCCAGTATCGCCAGCGGTTCGTTGATCACCGCAAAACTCGCCGCCGAGCAAGGGCGTGAGGTGTATGCGATCCCAGGTTCCATTCATCATCCCGGCGCCAAAGGCTGTCACCAGTTGATTCGTGAAGGCGCGACCCTGGTGCAAACCATCGAGGACATTCTTGAGGGACTGCGCGGTTGGCAGGCATTGTCGCGCCAAACGCCGATGCCGGTGGTGCACCCGCTGGTGACGCTGCTGCATGCGGCGCCCCATACCAGTGAAGCCCTGGCGATTGCCAGCGGGCGACCGTTGTCCCAAGTGTTGGCAACCCTCACGGAGTTGGAGCTTGAGGGCCAGGTGATCTGCGAAAACGGGCGCTGGCTTGCGCGCGGTCCGCTTTCGTAG
- a CDS encoding L-threonylcarbamoyladenylate synthase: MVNRWRVLEAAREIRAGAVIAYPTEAVWGLGCDPWNEEAVDRLLAIKNRSVDKGLILVADNIRQFDFLFEDFPDTWIERMASTWPGPNTWLVPHQDLLPEWVTGVHDTVALRVSDHPLVRDLCSLVGPLISTSANPQGRPAARTRIRVEQYFRGQVDLVLGGALGGRKNPSLIRDLVTGDVVRPS; encoded by the coding sequence ATGGTCAACAGGTGGCGTGTGCTGGAAGCCGCACGAGAAATTCGCGCAGGCGCGGTGATTGCCTATCCAACCGAGGCAGTGTGGGGCCTGGGCTGCGACCCTTGGAACGAAGAAGCGGTGGACCGGCTGCTGGCGATCAAGAACCGCTCGGTGGACAAGGGGCTGATCCTGGTGGCCGACAATATTCGTCAGTTCGACTTTCTGTTCGAGGACTTCCCGGATACCTGGATCGAACGCATGGCGAGCACCTGGCCGGGGCCGAATACCTGGCTGGTGCCTCACCAGGATTTGCTGCCGGAATGGGTGACCGGCGTGCATGACACGGTGGCGCTGCGGGTCAGCGATCACCCGTTGGTACGGGATTTGTGTTCACTGGTGGGGCCGTTGATTTCCACCTCGGCCAACCCTCAGGGCCGTCCGGCTGCGCGCACGCGGATTCGCGTAGAGCAGTATTTCCGTGGCCAAGTGGACTTGGTCCTGGGCGGCGCCTTGGGTGGACGCAAGAACCCAAGCCTGATCCGCGATCTGGTGACAGGTGATGTGGTGCGTCCGTCCTGA
- a CDS encoding NADPH:quinone reductase, with the protein MAKRIQFSVHGGPDVLDYVDYTPAEPGPQQVRVRNEAIGLNFIDTYFRSGLYAPPALPSGLGAEGAGVVDAVGSDVSQFKVGDRVAYGSGPLGAYSELHVLPAANLVHLPDEISFEQAAGAMLKGLTVQYLLRQTYELKGGETILFHAAAGGVGSLACQWAKALGVKLIGTVSSPEKAAIAKALGAWETIDYSKENVAQRVLELTDGKKCPVVYDGVGKDTWLTSLDSTAPRGLVVSFGNASGAVDGVNLGILSAKGSLYVTRPTLATYANNAANLQAMADDLFSMIKSGKVRIDINQRYALADAAKAQTELSGRRTTGSTILLP; encoded by the coding sequence ATGGCCAAACGTATCCAGTTCAGTGTCCATGGTGGCCCCGACGTTCTTGACTACGTGGACTACACGCCGGCGGAGCCGGGCCCGCAGCAGGTTCGAGTGCGTAACGAGGCCATCGGCCTGAACTTTATCGACACCTATTTCCGCAGCGGCCTGTACGCACCGCCCGCCTTGCCATCCGGGCTGGGCGCGGAAGGCGCCGGGGTGGTGGATGCCGTCGGCAGTGACGTCAGCCAATTCAAAGTCGGCGACCGCGTGGCCTACGGCAGCGGCCCGCTGGGCGCGTACAGCGAACTGCACGTACTGCCCGCCGCCAATCTGGTGCACCTGCCCGATGAGATCAGCTTCGAACAAGCAGCCGGCGCCATGCTCAAGGGCCTGACCGTGCAGTACCTGCTGCGCCAGACCTATGAGTTGAAGGGGGGCGAAACCATCCTGTTCCACGCGGCAGCCGGTGGCGTCGGCTCCCTGGCCTGCCAGTGGGCCAAGGCGTTGGGCGTGAAGTTGATCGGCACCGTGAGTTCGCCGGAAAAAGCCGCCATAGCCAAAGCCCTCGGTGCGTGGGAAACCATCGACTACAGCAAGGAAAACGTCGCGCAGCGCGTACTGGAACTGACCGACGGTAAAAAGTGCCCGGTCGTGTATGACGGCGTCGGCAAGGACACGTGGCTCACGTCGCTGGACAGCACCGCGCCCCGTGGGCTGGTGGTGAGTTTCGGGAATGCGTCGGGCGCAGTGGACGGCGTGAACCTGGGGATTCTGTCGGCGAAGGGTTCGCTGTACGTGACCCGGCCGACCCTGGCGACCTACGCCAACAATGCGGCGAACTTGCAGGCGATGGCGGATGATCTGTTTTCGATGATCAAAAGCGGCAAGGTGCGCATTGATATCAACCAACGGTATGCGCTGGCGGATGCGGCGAAGGCGCAGACCGAGTTGTCGGGGCGACGCACCACCGGGTCGACGATTTTGCTGCCGTAA
- the hemF gene encoding oxygen-dependent coproporphyrinogen oxidase: MTTRTEAVKAYLLDLQDRICSALETFETDTRFIEDAWTRPAGGGGRTRVIANGAVIEKGGVNFSHVFGSGLPPSASAHRPELAGRGFEALGVSLVIHPHNPHVPTSHANVRFFIAEKEGEESVWWFGGGFDLTPYYGNEEDCIHWHRVAEQACAPFGPDVYSRYKAWCDTYFHIKHRNEPRGIGGLFFDDLNEWDFDTCFAFIRAIGDAYIDAYLPIVQRRKAMAYTEQQREFQEFRRGRYVEFNLVYDRGTLFGLQSGGRTESILMSLPPQVRWSYDWKAEAGTDEARLTDYFLQDRDWLGVAAPEAAV, from the coding sequence ATGACTACCCGCACCGAGGCTGTCAAAGCCTACCTGCTCGACCTGCAAGACCGCATTTGCAGCGCTCTGGAAACCTTCGAGACGGACACTCGCTTTATCGAAGATGCCTGGACCCGGCCTGCCGGCGGCGGCGGTCGCACCCGTGTGATCGCAAACGGTGCGGTGATCGAAAAAGGCGGCGTTAACTTTTCCCACGTGTTCGGCAGCGGCCTGCCGCCGTCCGCCAGTGCGCATCGCCCGGAGCTGGCCGGCCGGGGGTTTGAAGCCCTCGGCGTGTCCCTGGTGATTCATCCGCATAACCCCCATGTACCGACGTCCCACGCCAACGTACGATTTTTCATCGCCGAAAAAGAAGGCGAAGAGTCTGTATGGTGGTTCGGTGGCGGCTTTGACCTCACGCCCTACTACGGCAATGAAGAAGACTGCATCCACTGGCACCGCGTGGCCGAGCAGGCCTGTGCGCCCTTCGGCCCTGACGTCTACTCGCGCTACAAGGCCTGGTGCGACACCTACTTCCACATCAAGCACCGTAACGAGCCGCGCGGTATCGGCGGTCTGTTCTTCGATGACTTGAACGAGTGGGACTTCGACACCTGTTTCGCCTTCATCCGCGCCATCGGCGACGCCTATATCGACGCGTATCTGCCGATCGTGCAGCGCCGCAAGGCCATGGCGTACACCGAGCAGCAGCGCGAATTCCAGGAATTCCGCCGAGGCCGCTACGTCGAGTTCAACCTGGTCTACGACCGCGGCACCCTGTTCGGCCTGCAGTCGGGCGGGCGTACCGAGTCGATTCTGATGTCGCTGCCACCCCAAGTGCGCTGGAGCTACGACTGGAAAGCCGAAGCCGGCACCGACGAAGCGCGCCTGACCGATTACTTCCTGCAAGACCGTGACTGGCTTGGCGTAGCTGCGCCAGAGGCGGCGGTCTGA
- the aroE gene encoding shikimate dehydrogenase: MDHYVVFGNPIGHSKSPLIHRLFAEQTGEQLDYSTLLAPLEGFTDCAREFFQHGRGANVTVPFKEDAYRLADSLTERAQRAGAVNTLSKLGDGTLLGDNTDGAGLVRDLTVNAGLNLQGKRILLLGAGGAVRGVLEPLLAERPASLIIANRTVEKAEMLAELFDDLGPVSASGFDWLREPVDVIINATSASLSGDVPPIAGSLIEPGKTFCYDMMYAKAPTAFCRWATEQGAAVAMDGLGMLVEQAAEAFFLWRGVRPDSAPVLAELRRQLASA, encoded by the coding sequence ATGGATCATTACGTCGTCTTCGGCAACCCTATCGGCCACAGCAAGTCGCCATTGATCCACCGCTTGTTCGCCGAGCAGACCGGTGAACAGTTGGACTACAGCACCTTACTCGCGCCGCTGGAGGGCTTTACCGACTGTGCCCGCGAGTTCTTTCAGCACGGCCGTGGCGCCAACGTCACCGTACCCTTCAAGGAAGACGCCTACCGCCTGGCCGACAGCCTCACCGAGCGCGCCCAGCGCGCTGGCGCGGTGAACACCCTGAGCAAGCTGGGCGATGGCACGTTGCTCGGTGATAACACCGATGGTGCTGGCCTGGTGCGGGACCTGACGGTGAACGCCGGGTTGAACCTGCAAGGCAAACGCATTCTGCTGCTGGGCGCCGGTGGCGCGGTGCGCGGGGTACTGGAGCCGTTGCTGGCGGAGCGACCAGCTTCGTTGATTATCGCCAATCGCACGGTAGAAAAAGCCGAAATGCTCGCCGAGCTGTTCGACGATCTGGGCCCTGTGTCTGCCAGTGGTTTCGACTGGCTGCGTGAGCCGGTGGACGTGATCATCAATGCTACGTCCGCCAGCCTGTCAGGCGACGTACCGCCGATCGCCGGCAGCTTGATCGAACCGGGCAAGACGTTTTGCTACGACATGATGTATGCCAAGGCGCCGACGGCGTTCTGCCGCTGGGCGACTGAACAGGGCGCCGCCGTGGCGATGGACGGGCTGGGCATGCTGGTTGAGCAGGCGGCCGAAGCGTTCTTCCTGTGGCGCGGCGTGCGTCCGGATTCGGCGCCGGTGTTGGCTGAACTGCGTCGACAGTTGGCGTCTGCGTAA
- a CDS encoding SulP family inorganic anion transporter, which produces MPRPNRHTLFPFLSWLPRQTRASVGRDAMVGLSGAVLALPQSIAYALIAGLPPEYGLYAAIIPVLIACLWGSSWHLICGPTAAISIVLYASISPLAVPGSKDYITLILLLTFLAGVFQWLLGMLRFGALVNFISHSVVLGFTLGAAVVIALGQLPNLLGLDLPSQATAINSLMALIEHGGEWDHASLTLGLGTLLVGALLKYRVPRWPTLLIALACGSLAVWLWPAMFGHVALVSAFIGKLPPFSPLPLDPDMILRLLPSAVALGMLGLVTSLSIARSLSARSQQLLDANQEVRAQGLSNIVGGFFSGYLSAGSFTRSGLSYEAGACSPLAGVFSALWVALFALFGAALIAHIPIPSMAASILLICWGLVDHRGVRALFRVSRAEFVVMSLTCVATLLLELQTAIYAGVLASLFFYLKRTSQPRVQQWRDGEDDVLRVGGSIFFGASHYLQVRLQSLQGQRVVIEAQQINFIDYSGVEMLHQEARRLRGLGRSLTLRRARPQVVEELRKLEGAEKCPIHFED; this is translated from the coding sequence ATGCCCCGGCCCAACCGCCACACCCTCTTTCCTTTCCTCAGTTGGCTACCGCGCCAGACCCGCGCCAGCGTCGGGCGGGACGCGATGGTCGGTCTCAGCGGCGCCGTGCTCGCCTTGCCGCAGTCGATTGCCTACGCGCTGATCGCCGGGCTCCCACCGGAATACGGCCTGTACGCCGCGATCATCCCGGTGTTGATCGCCTGCCTGTGGGGCTCGTCGTGGCACCTGATCTGTGGGCCAACAGCGGCGATTTCCATTGTGCTCTACGCCAGCATCAGTCCGTTGGCCGTGCCGGGCTCGAAGGACTACATCACCCTGATCCTGTTGCTGACATTCCTCGCCGGGGTGTTCCAGTGGCTGCTGGGCATGCTGCGCTTTGGTGCGCTGGTGAATTTCATCTCCCATTCGGTGGTGCTCGGTTTCACCCTGGGCGCCGCCGTGGTGATCGCCCTGGGGCAGTTGCCGAACCTGCTGGGGCTGGACCTGCCGAGCCAGGCCACGGCGATCAATAGCCTGATGGCATTGATCGAGCATGGCGGCGAGTGGGACCACGCCTCGCTGACGCTGGGCCTGGGCACCTTACTGGTGGGCGCATTGCTCAAGTATCGGGTGCCACGTTGGCCGACCCTGTTGATCGCCCTGGCGTGCGGCAGCCTGGCGGTTTGGCTGTGGCCGGCGATGTTCGGGCACGTGGCGTTGGTCAGCGCGTTTATCGGCAAACTGCCGCCGTTCAGCCCCTTACCGCTGGACCCGGACATGATCCTGCGTCTGCTGCCGAGCGCCGTGGCCTTGGGCATGCTGGGGTTGGTGACCAGCCTGTCGATTGCCCGCTCACTTTCGGCGCGTTCGCAACAACTGCTCGATGCGAATCAGGAAGTGCGTGCGCAGGGCTTGTCCAACATCGTCGGTGGATTTTTTTCCGGTTACTTGTCGGCCGGCTCCTTCACCCGCTCAGGCCTGAGCTACGAGGCCGGCGCCTGTTCGCCATTGGCCGGGGTGTTCTCCGCGCTCTGGGTAGCACTGTTTGCGTTGTTCGGCGCGGCGCTGATCGCGCATATTCCAATCCCGAGCATGGCCGCGAGCATTCTGCTGATTTGCTGGGGCCTGGTGGATCATCGCGGCGTGCGTGCCTTGTTCAGGGTCAGCCGTGCGGAGTTCGTGGTGATGAGCCTGACCTGCGTCGCGACGTTGCTGCTGGAGTTGCAAACCGCGATCTACGCGGGCGTGCTGGCCTCGCTGTTTTTCTACCTCAAGCGCACCTCACAACCTCGCGTGCAGCAATGGCGCGACGGTGAGGACGATGTATTGCGCGTGGGTGGCTCGATCTTTTTCGGCGCCAGCCATTACCTGCAAGTGCGCCTGCAAAGCTTGCAGGGCCAGCGGGTAGTGATCGAGGCGCAGCAGATCAATTTTATCGACTATTCCGGGGTGGAGATGCTGCATCAGGAGGCGCGGCGGTTAAGAGGGCTGGGGCGTAGCCTGACGTTGCGCCGAGCCAGGCCGCAGGTGGTTGAGGAATTGAGGAAGCTGGAGGGGGCCGAAAAATGCCCCATCCACTTTGAAGACTGA
- the choX gene encoding choline ABC transporter substrate-binding protein, which yields MQKLTVMLGILALSSANVYADAKCETVKMADPGWSDIAATNAITGFLLTGMGYKAKVDTLAVPITFGGLKDGQVDVFMGNWMPAQQGFYDKFVANGDVVQLAKNLDGTEFTLAVPDYVWDAGVHDFADLNKFADKFDKKIYGIGSGAPANISLQEIIKKNDFDLGQWKLIESSEQAMLAEVSRAVKKQRFVTFLGWTPHPMNVQLKMHYLKGGEKYFGDTGSVYTLTRKGYAQACPNVGKLLTNLSFTQEMENSIMAEVANKKVSNADAAKAWIKANPAVLDKWLDGVKTVDGKEALPAVKAQL from the coding sequence ATGCAAAAGTTAACGGTAATGCTGGGCATTCTGGCGTTGAGCAGCGCCAATGTGTACGCGGACGCCAAGTGTGAAACGGTGAAAATGGCCGATCCCGGCTGGAGTGACATTGCCGCGACCAACGCCATCACCGGTTTTTTGCTGACGGGCATGGGCTACAAAGCCAAAGTCGACACCCTGGCGGTGCCGATCACCTTTGGCGGGCTCAAGGACGGCCAGGTGGATGTATTCATGGGCAACTGGATGCCGGCGCAGCAGGGCTTCTACGATAAATTCGTGGCCAATGGCGACGTCGTGCAACTGGCGAAAAACCTCGACGGCACCGAGTTCACCCTCGCCGTACCGGACTATGTATGGGACGCGGGTGTGCATGACTTCGCCGATCTGAATAAATTCGCCGACAAGTTCGACAAGAAGATCTACGGGATCGGCTCTGGCGCACCGGCCAACATTTCGTTGCAGGAGATCATCAAGAAAAACGACTTCGACCTCGGCCAGTGGAAGCTGATCGAGTCCAGCGAACAGGCAATGCTTGCCGAAGTCTCGCGGGCGGTGAAGAAACAACGCTTCGTCACCTTCCTCGGCTGGACGCCGCACCCGATGAACGTGCAGTTGAAGATGCACTACCTCAAAGGTGGCGAGAAGTACTTCGGCGACACCGGCAGCGTCTACACCCTGACTCGCAAGGGTTATGCACAGGCCTGCCCGAACGTAGGAAAACTGCTGACCAACCTGAGTTTTACCCAGGAGATGGAGAACAGCATCATGGCCGAAGTGGCCAACAAAAAGGTCAGCAACGCCGATGCGGCAAAGGCGTGGATCAAGGCCAACCCGGCGGTGCTGGATAAGTGGCTCGACGGCGTGAAAACCGTGGATGGCAAAGAGGCGTTGCCGGCGGTCAAAGCCCAACTCTAA